From one Lolium rigidum isolate FL_2022 chromosome 4, APGP_CSIRO_Lrig_0.1, whole genome shotgun sequence genomic stretch:
- the LOC124649934 gene encoding putative FBD-associated F-box protein At5g56440, with product MEMGSDLGDAKLMNLAAPGINKVAPPMPATPTPEAIDLEAMVVEKSAEPPPGAEKDEEQLLDHISRVSDHILGEIISLLPLKEGARTQVLSSRWRRLWRHSPLNLDFRGLPTSDNMLSSRCVLVSDMLAAHKGSGRRLCLPGNHIQCRADALDAWLRSPALNNLQELEFYFYGKRYCAPDLVLLLPPPASIFRCSSTLRVAIISNCYLTDDAVETLHFKQLRRLGLVHVKISEVSLHKIISAGCPGLECLLLSTISGVRCHRINSPNLRSIGIRSSFAELIIEDAPSLERLLYPETNKGMKTTVISAPKLEILGCIPEKYRDSRIVFGSTVIQAGLRIDNLATVVRTVKILAIHMPFFDQDMVIDLMRCFPCLEKLYAKEANQPCEQNICNRKNWNLLTSLDFRLRTIVLRCYCKTYFQVNFATFFMLNSRMLETMRLEVASCNYNEHFFAEQHEMLQMEKRASRGARLCFTTGCHHEVSGTMHLDDLDSTDPFDCGC from the exons ATGGAGATGGGGTCGGACCTCGGAGATGCCAAGCTTATGAACCTAGCTGCACCGGGGATCAACAAAGTGGCACCGCCGATGCCGGCAACGCCGACTCCAGAAGCGATAGATCTGGAAGCCATGGTCGTGGAGAAGAGCGCAGAACCGCCGCCCGGAGCGGAGAAAGATGAAGAACAGTTGCTGGACCACATCAGCCGCGTCTCCGACCACATCCTCGGTGAGATCATCTCCCTCCTCCCCCTCAAGGAAGGCGCCCGCACCCAGGTCCTCTCGTCCCGGTGGCGCCGTCTCTGGCGCCACTCCCCTCTCAATCTCGACTTCCGTGGCCTCCCCACCTCCGACAACATGCTGTCGTCGCGATGTGTCCTCGTGAGCGACATGCTCGCCGCCCACAAgggctccggccgccgcctctgccTCCCCGGTAACCACATCCAGTGCCGAGCCGACGCGCTGGACGCCTGGCTCCGGTCCCCCGCCCTCAACAACCTCCAGGAGCTCGAGTTCTACTTCTACGGCAAAAGATACTGCGCTCCGGATCTAGTGTTGCTGCTACCGCCGCCGGCGTCCATCTTCCGGTGCTCGTCCACTCTCCGGGTTGCAATTATCAGCAACTGCTATCTCACGGACGACGCCGTCGAAACGCTTCACTTCAAACAGCTCAGGAGGCTCGGGCTCGTGCATGTCAAGATCTCGGAGGTCTCACTGCACAAGATTATCTCTGCGGGCTGTCCTGGCCTGGAGTGCTTGCTGCTTAGTACCATTTCGGGCGTCCGCTGTCACCGGATCAACTCCCCTAACCTTAGAAGCATTGGCATTCGTTCTAGCTTTGCCGAACTCATCATCGAGGATGCCCCGTCGCTTGAAAGGCTGCTCTATCCTGAAACGAATAAGGGGATGAAAACTACGGTTATCTCCGCGCCTAAACTTGAGATACTAGGTTGCATTCCTGAAAAATATAGAGATTCCAGAATCGTGTTTGGCTCCACAGTTATCCAG GCGGGGTTGCGCATTGATAACCTGGCAACGGTGGTGCGCACTGTCAAGATCTTGGCCATCCATATGCCATTTTTTGATCAGGATATGGTTATTGACTTGATGAGATGCTTTCCGTGCTTGGAAAAGTTGTATGCCAAGGAG GCAAATCAGCCATGTGAACAAAATATATGTAACCGTAAAAACTGGAACCTTCTCACATCTCTTGACTTCCGTTTGAGGACAATAGTGCTGAGATGTTATTGCAAGACCTACTTCCAAGTTAACTTCGCCACATTCTTCATGCTGAACTCAAGAATGCTAGAGACAATGAGGCTCGAGGTCGCATCCTGCAATTACAACGAGCACTTCTTTGCAGAACAACATGAGATGCTCCAGATGGAGAAGAGGGCATCTAGAGGTGCTCGGCTTTGCTTTACAACTGGCTGTCACCATGAAGTTTCAGGTACCATGCATCTCGATGATTTGGATTCTACCGACCCCTTCGATTGTGGATGTTGA